The DNA segment TGGGCTTATTTCTCATTTCCTATTGAAATTTTACAAGTCAAAGATCAAAATGGTTTAGCCACAGGTGAATATGCTTATACCATAGAAGCTAAAGCTTATGTTCATAGTTATTTCACAACACTTGGTTTAACAGTGGGTGGGATTTTAATAGGAATAGTGTTTGGTTTTTTTCTAGCATTTTTAAGATTTTTAGAAATCCAAAGTTTAAATTTTATTATAGATGAATACATAGACATCATACGCGGAACCCCACTGCTTTTACAACTTTTGATTTTTTCTGTAGTGATTTTTGCTACTTGGAGTGATAATTTTTATGTAGCTATTATCGCACTTGGACTTAATAGCTCTGCTTATGTAGCTGAAATCGTAAGAAGTGGAATTCAAAGCGTAGACAAAGGACAAATGGAAGCAGCAAGAGCAATGGGACTTAATTATTCTGCTTCTATGAGACTAATCATCTTCCCACAGGCAATTAAAAACATTTTACCTTCTTTAATGAATGAATTTATTTCTTTATTTAAAGAAACTTCAATAGTAGGTTATATTAGTGTTATGGATATTACCATGCAAAGTAAAAGCTTACAAGCAATCTATTACAACCCTAAACCTATTATTTTTACAGGACTTGTATATTATATAAGTGTTAAAATTTTAACACTTATCGCAAGAATTATAGAAGTGAGATTAAATAAACATGATTAAAATAGAAAATTTAATTAAAAAATACGGAGATTTAGAAGTCTTAAAAGATATTAGTGTTGAAGTACGTAAAGGTAATATTATTGCTATTATAGGGCCTAGTGGAGGTGGAAAAAGTACTTTTTTGCGCTGTTTAAATAAACTTGAAACACCAGATAGTGGTAATATTTATATTAATAATGTTAATATACTTGATAAAAAAGCAGATATCAATAAAATTCGTCAAAAAGTAAGCATGGTATTTCAACATTTTAATCTTTTTAATAATAAAAATGTTTTAGAAAATTTATGTCTAGCGCCAGTACAAACAAAAATCATGAGTAAAGACGAAGCAGTAAAAAAAGCACGAGAACTACTCAAAAAAGTTGGCTTAAGTGATAAAGAAAGCTATTTTCCTCACAAACTCTCAGGCGGACAAAAACAGCGTATTGCCATAGCAAGGTCATTAATGATGAATCCTGATGTGATTTTATTTGATGAGCCAACTTCAGCTTTAGATCCTGAAATGATAGGTGAAGTTTTAAATATCATGAAAGAAGTAGCTAAAGAAGGTCTAACCATGCTTGTAGTTACACATGAAATGGGATTTGCAAGAAATGTAGCTAATCGAATTTTCTTTATGGATAAAGGCATTATAGCAGTAGATGAATGTCCTAAAGTAGCTTTTGAAAACCCAAAAAATGAAAGATTGAAAGAATTTTTAAATCAAGTTTTAAATCATTAAAATTTTTCAAAAGAGGCAAAATTTTGCCTCAAAGCTTCATAACTCACTATGCCTACACTCGTAGCTAAATTTAAACTTCTACCACAATCTTTCATCGGTATAGTAATAGCATTTTCCCATTTTTTTTGCATTAAATCCATAGGTAAACCAAAACTTTCACTTCCAAAAAACAAAAAATCGCCTTTTTGATAATTTACGTCAAAATAAGCTTGAGTGGTTTTAGTTGTTGCAAAGAAAAATCTATCTTGAAATTTTTCATATTCTTTTAAAAAATCTTCTAAATTATTCCATAATAAAGGATTTAATTTTTTCCAATAATCAAGCCCCGCTCTTTTAACTGCCTTTTCATCGATACTAAAAAGTGGATTGATAATATGTAAAGTAAATCCCGCATTAAAACACATTCTGCCTATACTTCCTGTATTTTGTGGTATACGAGGCTCAACCAAGACTATATGAAACATCTTTTTCCTTAAAGTGGTGTCCCCAGCAAGGTTTGAACTTGCGGCCTCAGAATTAGGAATTCTGCGCTCTATCCAGCTGAGCTATGAGGACAAATATTTTTTATTATTTTAAGAAAAAATTTATTTTATAGAGCTTAAATTTTAAGCTCTATAAAAAAACATTTTGGATTTTCATCAAAACCTAAAATTCCATTATGTGCATCAATAATTTGTTTTGACAAAGAAAGTCCTAGACCATTGCCTTTTAACTTAGTTGTTTTAAAAGCTTCAAAAACCATTTTTTTATCTTTGATACTTACCCCGTTATCATAAACTTTGATAAAAACTCTATCTTCTTTTTGCTCACATTTAACTTTTATACAACCATCATCATTTTCACTTTCTTCAATAGCATCTATGGCATTATAAAGCAAATTTTGCAAAACCAAAGCAAGCAAAGATTTATCCGCGTTGATTTTTAAATCTAAAAATTCAAATGTAAAATCAATATTAGCTAGATAATTATAAGCTCCAATAGCTTGTTCGCATTCATCTTGTAATTCTTTTAAATTAAATTCATTTAAATTAACATGCACTCCTTTTGTAAAAAGCAAAGTAGAATTTACAATACGCTCCACCCTAGAAATAGCCTTTTGAATTTCTAATACTATATGCTTATTTTTTAACTCGCTTCTTTCAAACAAAGTAGAACTTAACAAAGAAATAGAACCGATAGGATTGCGTATTTCATGTGCTAGGTGTGCTGCTACTGTACCCATACTAGCTAATCTCTCATTCCTTTTTTCATCACTAATATCAGTGGCGCTAACTATAAGTTTATCGGCATGAGAGGTGACTTTTATTAAATAAAATTTATGATCAAACTCAAGCTCATAATGAGTTTTTTCAAGATCAATTTTTTCTAAAAGTTTTGGTTGTTGATTAGCTAAGTTATTTTGAAGTGTTATCTTTTTATTAGTATCTAAAACCCACAAAGCCATTGGTAAAACTTCTATAATATCACTTACCATTTGTCTTAACGCAGTGTAGTTTTCATTAAGTTGCTTATATTCATTTTCTATAACATAGGTTTGCTCTATTAAGGCTTTTAGCCCTTGTTGTAAGTTTTCTTTTTCACTAGAATCTAAACTTTTTAAAATATTCTCATCCA comes from the Campylobacter sp. CNRCH_2014_0184h genome and includes:
- a CDS encoding tRNA (cytidine(34)-2'-O)-methyltransferase; the protein is MFHIVLVEPRIPQNTGSIGRMCFNAGFTLHIINPLFSIDEKAVKRAGLDYWKKLNPLLWNNLEDFLKEYEKFQDRFFFATTKTTQAYFDVNYQKGDFLFFGSESFGLPMDLMQKKWENAITIPMKDCGRSLNLATSVGIVSYEALRQNFASFEKF
- a CDS encoding amino acid ABC transporter permease produces the protein MKQNTMKLFVFFAIIIFWAYFSFPIEILQVKDQNGLATGEYAYTIEAKAYVHSYFTTLGLTVGGILIGIVFGFFLAFLRFLEIQSLNFIIDEYIDIIRGTPLLLQLLIFSVVIFATWSDNFYVAIIALGLNSSAYVAEIVRSGIQSVDKGQMEAARAMGLNYSASMRLIIFPQAIKNILPSLMNEFISLFKETSIVGYISVMDITMQSKSLQAIYYNPKPIIFTGLVYYISVKILTLIARIIEVRLNKHD
- a CDS encoding amino acid ABC transporter ATP-binding protein; the protein is MIKIENLIKKYGDLEVLKDISVEVRKGNIIAIIGPSGGGKSTFLRCLNKLETPDSGNIYINNVNILDKKADINKIRQKVSMVFQHFNLFNNKNVLENLCLAPVQTKIMSKDEAVKKARELLKKVGLSDKESYFPHKLSGGQKQRIAIARSLMMNPDVILFDEPTSALDPEMIGEVLNIMKEVAKEGLTMLVVTHEMGFARNVANRIFFMDKGIIAVDECPKVAFENPKNERLKEFLNQVLNH
- a CDS encoding sensor histidine kinase translates to MDENILKSLDSSEKENLQQGLKALIEQTYVIENEYKQLNENYTALRQMVSDIIEVLPMALWVLDTNKKITLQNNLANQQPKLLEKIDLEKTHYELEFDHKFYLIKVTSHADKLIVSATDISDEKRNERLASMGTVAAHLAHEIRNPIGSISLLSSTLFERSELKNKHIVLEIQKAISRVERIVNSTLLFTKGVHVNLNEFNLKELQDECEQAIGAYNYLANIDFTFEFLDLKINADKSLLALVLQNLLYNAIDAIEESENDDGCIKVKCEQKEDRVFIKVYDNGVSIKDKKMVFEAFKTTKLKGNGLGLSLSKQIIDAHNGILGFDENPKCFFIELKI